DNA sequence from the Catharus ustulatus isolate bCatUst1 chromosome 7, bCatUst1.pri.v2, whole genome shotgun sequence genome:
AATGTTTGCTTTAGCACAGCATGCTGCTTGCAGAAGGATGTTTTGCTAATTGGTTGTGAAAGTTATAGGAAGTTTGTAATGCACTCTTTTTACAACTAAATTGAATGATTCAAGACTGTACAGTTATTgtataagtaaaaaaaaagctggatgAGGCCATTAAAATCTGCCAGACACCAGATATCATGAGCTTTCTTCATGACAAAGCAAAGTTTTTCctgaagaacacaaaaaaccagaaaatctcCACAAAccatttcttctctctgttgAGTGTGCTTGAGTAATTTCTAAATACACAAAGTCCTGAAAACCAGAGGGcacagtaaagaaataaattcactGAAACCACAGCTCATGACAGAAGTGCTGCTGCCCAATTGTTCAGATTGGCTCGTTACCAATAGGGAAGCTGTTCCTGAATGCTTGGACTGTTTGTCAGCCTAGATAAATAGGGGAGATGGGATAAAGATTGTTAATTAAGCTATTAAGAAGAGATACAGTCAGAGACCAGAAGCTGCATTCAGTTGCAATTTAAATGAAACAATGACACAAACTCTGAATTTGACTGAATTGGTAAGAATTGGCTGAGCTCCTCTGGACTCATGCTGTACCACCAGAAAACCTGGCCTCTACAATTCCAGTGTGGCATTTTGTCTAAGTCTAcctcataatttaaaaactcaCACCCACACCAAAAGAAACACCAAGACCTCTTCCTGTGCGTAACAAGTACGACACAAGTGTCTAATTAAATTCTGCAGGATCAACTTGCAAAAGCCAGAATTTCATggctggggagagaggcaggaattTATTGTGTccatcacaatttttttctaaagtcaACTTTCTTTAACAGTTAAAATAATGTTACTTGTTCTGAATGTATAAAGGGGACAAAAGGCTGGTAATCCTCCATAGGTCCTGCTAGGGCTGGAGGAAAGTTCTTTGGTGTTCCCACACTGTGTGGGAGATGCAGCAGAGCTCAAGTCACCCCAGTTATCCTTTTCTCAGAAGAAATATTGACAGTTTCATTGAACTGGAGGGTCAAgagttttcagttttataaaCTCAGTCTTAACAGTTAAgatcagtgatttttttctaacacttgtcctaaacaaataaaatagttcctatttcaaaagcagtaaaatgatttaaatattaatgGGTCTATGAGGGAGGCAGTCAGGTGCACAATATCAAAATATTTGAGCTCTGTCAGTACTGTGTTTTGTGCATTTTATACTACACTAGCCACAGAATACAATGTGGTTCTGCAATGGTATGTATCTTAAGAACTTAATACATTTGGCACGAGTTTCACATTCTTTGGTTAAAATGCTAACACATGGGGTTTTAAGCTTCAAAATTAAAGGTATTTGGattctaaaaataattcagagtCCATCTTCTTCAAGTACTGACAAAAGACTGAGATTGTgattgaaagaaaatatcttttttcttcagttggGTCCTCAGAGTCTTGCCTTGCTCAGACCCCTTTCAGAGTTATTGAGACCAATGTCAGTAACAAGCACCAGAGTCCAGGAGCTTTCCAAGCTCTGGTGCCAAGAAGTGAGCACAAGTGATCAGCCACAGTTAGTAGCACAGCTGTAGATGGctttatatatatgtacacacatatatagatcaaagcacaggaaaagatGTATCAACTTGAGCAGAGCTCATCAGTGTCTTATTTGTTATCTTGTATTTCTCCACCTCTATTTTCAGTAGTCCAGGGCACCACGACAGCTGTGGATGAGCAGGTGCAGAGAACAATTATCCTATTTCCAGAGGTAATTGTGGGCTTCAGTTAGGAAGCCAACTTACTGGGGTAAAGAAACTCATCACTGTTGATTCCTAGGTGAGGAATAAGAACTTTTCATGTAATTCACCATGAataatctatttatttatttatttatttatgtataatAAAGCATCGATGTCAGTGTAATTCTCTGGTTTAGCACACTGCAAAGGATATTCAGAAGCCATACAGGGTAAGAAATAAAGCCAGTGGGGTGCAGATGAACAAGCTTCTTTATAGTGACAGTCATGGGGTTGCATTTGTGAAAGATGTACTCATATCTGCACCAGAATGCAGTTCCTCTCCCTGCAAAAATCCACAGTCTTGCTGGCAGGCACTCAGAGAATTTtctaatgcaaaataaataaataaatattcaggcaaaaatatcttacatgaaaaaaaatgtatctgagCTCCATTGTTTCAAAGGGCCAGCTCAAACCAGGATGTTTTACCTTTTAATATCTACCTATTTATGCATGTGTGCTGAAAACCTACAGACTAATtggaataatatttttacaTCTACTGACTATTGTATATTATTGTATATTATTGCAAATTCCAACATTCTGCAGTTCACAAGCTGCATGCAGAACAAGTCAGTAATAAATCCTTCACTCTTAccttttccatgttttccaagagttttatttctttgaagtgTCTTcgatttttatatatatatatatatgtatataaaattcaaaaaataaaagaaaaatcccagtgtccatccccaaGCAAGTAAAATAATCTCCCCTGTGCcaataaaaatgcacatttaagGGAATGGGGGGGCATATCTGGgctatagatttttttttttttgagctagATCACCTTTATCTAGTTTAATGCTTGTTCTGTTACCATTTGAAATTCAGTTTCAGGTAGTTCTTCATCATATCAGAATAGGATGCATCATTAACTCTAAGAGGATGTTTTCATTTGGCATCTGCTATTTTCACCAAATGTCAAGGCTTGACATTTGCTATCTTTATCTGGTTTTGGTGTATCACTCATACtgagattttgtttcttcttataTGATATTGATTTTGACTGTGACCAGCTGTGTTGCTAATAAAATCAACAGGCAAGTATCTGGCATTTAGTTCTTCACTGctagaggaaaagaaacaaccCAGTGGCCAAAAAAAGTAAAGAGATACTTTTCAATTAGGATGCTCGCCTGTATCCTCATATCATCCATCTCTTAGTACTTCTGTCGATGTCATATTTCTGATTGATTCCTTTGGGGAAGTCTCCATGGAAATCCTTGCCTCTCAGATGAAATACTCCTTTTTGCTCTCATCCACAGCTTCCTGGAGAGCTGGGTCATTTTTGAGAGCGGCATCGGCGCTTTCGGCGAACTCGGTTCCTTTGGCCTCGTTGGTGTGGTAGGTGCCCTTGTGCCTGTACATGTACCTGACCATCACCACCAGCAGGCAAATGAGGACGAAGACCACGGCAGCAATCACTCCTAGAGGAAAGAGACCACTTAAATGTATCACCAGGGGCAAAACACGAGAAGtgcctcacagccaggcaccaTGAGTTGAGTTGCTTGGTAGAGAAAAGCCCATGTGTCGTAAGGGGTTTGCATGTTGCAGTGGCCAGAGTCAGAGCATGCTGCAGAAAGCAAGATGGGATACAGATAttgcagaaatgcaggaaaaattcTCACTAGCTTGCTTTCAAATCAATGGCTTGATTTGGTTGAACATATTGGAGCTAAAAGTTCGTtataaaatgagaagaaataaaagaacataAAGGAAAACCAATAGGTTTCTTTCATCCTTCTGGTAACATACACCTGGGGTGGGGGGTATTGCAGACAACACAACCCTGCCTTCTCAAGTGTTCTCAATTTCAGGAAATGTTCAGGGCACTCAGTATTTCATAGGAGACATTCAACAAATAGCAGCAGCTGTGTGACTCTGGAACTGCTCTGTATTTGCAAGCTGCCATTTCATGCCGTGCCCTAATTAAGAAAGTTTGATTGTAATGAATGTGGAAGTGACACCTGGAAGAAGGAAGCAATTCTGGGTAGATCTTTCTTGTCTCCTGGACTAAGGCTATTTCCAGCTAAATGTTGACTGCACAAAAATCTCTACAGAGATTCACCAAATGGTGAATGGAAAAACTCCtagtgaaagaaattaaattcaagaTCCTTTTCCATtgtgaaatggaaatttcaCAATGAAGCCAAAGAAGCCAAGTCCATGACAAGTCCATTCTTAAAAAACCTACACACTCTATCTCTTTCCTTCCAGATCAAATCATTGActtaaaaatcctgaaaacaaAGAAGTATTTTGATGTTTATTCAACTTGTGTGACTTTTATAATTTCTTAGACATAATTTTTGGCACGGATCCAGGATGTGCTTATAAACGTTTTTGCTGTGATTCTGTATGATAATACTGACCTGATTCATATTCATATGAATCCAGGAATAAGCCAATCATTAAAGAAATGCACAATAAAAAGAACTAGAACAGAACTTTCCTAGGGCTTCCTCTGCTGTCAGTGAAGGGGGTGTGTGTGTAGTCATTTCTTTCAGAAGtgaattttatgtttttttcagaagaattgTTCCCTGAAAATGCCTACAAATCTGCAGAGACAATGGGGGGAAAGTGGAGAGTACCTCTTTTCCGCATTTTATATTCAAGATAAGTGGCAAGAGTGGATATCTCCAAAGCTTTAGACTTACCAGCATTAGTATACTGAGTGGGGATACCCTACTGGCATAAAAACATAGGAATAGACAGAATATTAGCAGGGTAAATAAAGATTATAACTCTGTCTTTAAAGATATGCCTTAACAATATCCCCCAGATTTCATGGAGTTTGGTTCTGGAATGTGAAGTAACTGCTAGCAGAAATGAAATTGAACTTCAAGTTTAAAATAATATCATGGTTGCAGTGTGGGCTTCATCAGTTTTTAGGACCTCACTGGTATCCCTTGACACGAGAGGCTCTAATAGGCTTTAGATGTAGCACAATATTAATAAGCCTAAGGGACTAAGTACAAATCAATTTACCTGCTACTTGTTCATAGAAAGCTGAAATTAAAGTTGCAGGAGATGGGACCTGAGGGAAATATAGCAGAACCTCACCAATTTGCACTAATGATTGGTATAGCCCCTTGTGAATGACTGAAATTAGTGTGTTAGCATGGAAATGaacaaacacaataaaaataaaaagacaggTTCACTCTGTGAACATAGCTTTGCTCATTTATTCTGACAACTGTATTTAGTTTAAATGTATGAGAGAGCTTTAATGGAACACCAGGAAATATAGTGTGGTGAATTCTATAACAACAAAGGGTCAGCTGGTGTAAGGCAGCATCACTCAAATCAAAGATGCTACACCAGTTCTGTACTGAAGGACAAGCCTGACCCAGGGAATACTGAAGGAAATCAGAGACTCAGTTTTCTATTGGACTGTTTGGTATTTTGTCCTAAAATGGGGAATGGATGAGAGTGGTACTGCTCAGTGTAAGGTTTATGCTCATTATCTCTTCTTGTTATCTTGCCAATAGCCCCTCTGGGAGCAAATTTCCCACTGGCCTAATTAACTCTAATTGTGCTGCTCCTGTTGTCTTGTCAGCAAAGTAGGGGTTTTGCAAAATGCAAGAAATCAACAAAcctgctgttttatttcttatggTGTGCTTAGTACGGTCTGCTACTCACCTCCAATAACAGCCAcatctgctccagctgtggggcTCTCCACTTCTCCATCTATAAATAGAATAGAACATAAAAAAGttaattataaaaaagaaattggatCATATGGAGGAGCAGTGACTGTACTGGAGATGTTGTATTATTTCAACCTGTGAAACTCGGAACTTAATCAATATCTCTTGTTAGCAAAAGACATTTATGAAAGTTCACATTAGAGTTAGCCTTACTGTAACAGTTTTCTGCCATCATaacactggaaaagaaatatctAGCACATTATGCAAACTATCATGGCCCTCAGGGAAACACCTACTGTTTATTATGAGCACTTACCTGTAACATCCTCCAGTGAATGCTTAAATTAAGAGCATTTAGGTACTGTGATTACTCTCAGAAAGGtagttttggggaaaaaaggttgatgtctatttattttcccatttatgGCTCTTCAGAGTATGGTGTGGATTTTGATTTGGTGTAAATTAATCTGTGTATTGATTTCAATTAATATTTGTTTATCTGCAATGTCCTGTTTTTAATcattgcatttgttttcttttcagcttaCATTTGAAATCACAGCAAGCCTCTCATGTGTGTGGTATAAAACACAGTCCCCACTTAGAATAAGCCTGAATTCAGTGCTGATAAATCAAATAACATTATTTGCATtatgatttattaaaaaaaaaacaaacaaacaaaaaaccccccaacttTACAATATAAATGCAAAAGAGAAGTACCTGACCACGTTTTTTCAAGAAGTAAGCAACTGGTCTGAAATGCAAACTGCTAAAAGAGTAGCTAGAATTTGAATTACACTTTTATCTTACCTATAGCACATAAGAACACTCAAATCAACTAAATAATAGCCAAAGCTTTTTTAAGGCAGGtgaaaaaatatccccaaaaccAGTGCGAATATTTCTTTCCTAATTGTTTCATACAGACCGTAAGTAGAAGTAAAAACATACAGACAAGCATTTCTTCAGCAGCTTCCACTTAGTTGATCAGGACAGAACTCTGAATTGTTTTCTGCTCCTTGTTTCATGCCACTATTATCAGCCCACCTATTATGTGGACAGTAGTACCCCAGATATTATGTGGACATCTGAGAGGGTGATAAACTCCTTGAGTTCTGTGCTAGATTAACGACTTATttctttgtttagttttgtaTGATGTATATAATTCTAAATTATACTGGCTTTTGAACAAGAAAAAAGGCTTTATGtgaggtattttatttttctaatttctctttGGTAAATGCAGTACATAGAAAAGTTCTCTGGAAAAGGTGAAAATGTGACTCCAAATCCTTCTATGAACTCAAGAGTGGCACTATAGCTGATACCTGGGATGCCTTTTGCTATATCAGTATATATGATTCAAGGACAAAACACTCTCAGCAGTCTTCTCCTTGCTCATGTCCAGTTTCTAACACCAGTTTGCAACAAGCTGAGGAAAGCTGAGATTCAAAGGATCCGCCTGTTCTCAAACATGAGAGGTGCTTTTTCTAGAAAGTAAGAGcgcttttttctcccccagagATCCTTCCCAGATTTTCTTCCATCAATATACTGATGGAAAGATTGAGCACATCTTCTGTAatctaaaaattgtttttatgaCTGTGTCTATTCAAAACCCACGTACTCAGAAGAGATTAATTGCCTCAAGGTCAAAATGCTCCGTATTTCTTTACACACCAAACACATGCTGCATGCCAAAAATGCAGGCTCCTCTACAGCAATCAAATACTTGAAGGTGTGAATTCCAAAGTACTTCCCAAGCCACACAGCTTGCTGCCAAACATTAATTCCAGATCAAATTATTATCcccttaattaaaaaaaggtttatGAGTAACTCTGCTCATGCCTGGCATTCTCAGGTGCCTCTCAGATGCAGATAACAAGCAGGTGCCTTATCTCTAGCACTTGCCATCACAGTGCTTTTTGATAATGGATTACAGTATCATCACTTTGCAGAAgggttttcattttcatctttctaAGTTGGCAACAGGACGCAGGACTCATCTTGAGCGATGGTATGGCTGGCACTGATGTGCTAAgttggcagagctgtgcccttcAGCAACCAGCTGACACCCTGATGTGGCTTCTCTCACCACAGTTCCCATTTTATTGCAAGAACTGGGGCCTCACTACTCCTCTGTGTGTCTCCTTTTGAGCAGAGAATGGTTTGCTGTCCTCCCAGACAGCCTTTTGCTGCATTACTTGGAGTGCCAGAACACTGCAGCTACCACCAATGACCGCAGGGTCAGGATCTGCTCCCCAGATCAGTTTTGGAACAATGTTGATGGAGAGCACAGAGACACCCTTAACCCCTGTTTCACCATCTCTGAAATTCCACTTTGTCCAAGAATAGCTATGTGATTCATGGCAATGTTACAGTACTGTTGGGCAGGTGTGAAAGTACTGGCGTTGTTGGAGGTTCAGGCAGTGCCATCCTTCCTGAAACACGACTGAGGAACATGCAAGGAGCGTGTGATGGAATGAGAccatcctccctgggcagcagtgagacagcagctgctgtccagAAGGGAATCCATGCTTGGCCAGGAACCTCAGCATGGCCTCTGTAAACTCTGTATGAGAAATACAGCGTGTTACTCTAGGACTGAATCTTCACTTTCTGAGGCTAAAAAGACATCCAGCTTACTGAAGGAATTTTTAGCTCAGCAATGGCTTTGGCCTTCTGGCACCTTCGTTATTCAGCTCTTCTTCACATGCAGAGTGCTCAGAGGTCTGTGTTTCAATAGCTGCTGTTGCACCTGCTTGGATTGTTTCCCTTTGTTTCAAGGACATCTTTTGTGTTATCTGTTGCTAAATTGTCCTTGCAAAACTTCCTCTCCCTGTTATACTGGCCCTTGTCCAACTACAATCTGGTTCTGAAAGTGTTTAAAAGTTGTTATTTACTGCCACTGGTTACCATGACACACAGAAATCAAAAGAGTGTGGGGAAACatgtttttcataaaatttcTGGCCATCAGAATGAGTAGAATAAATCAAGAATAGAACACACAAATCAAATTGTCTGTTGTAGGAAAGTATGTTTCTAAAAGCCAGAATGATgggaaagaaatgcttttgtgtCATGCCCTGAAATTCATCAAATTCCAGTTTTGCTCATAAACTTACAGATAAGGAATTTTTGCAGTAGAATGACAATTGTTACCTGTCTCATTCTCATCAATCACATCCTGCTGAGAAGGCAGCAGCCTGTGCAAGTCCCAGAAATATTCCTGATTTAAATACTGCAAGCAGATCTCTGGCTTTGTGCTTCACAGGTGGCACACCAGTACAACTGACTTGTATGTTAATAAGGCGAGTGGTCATTTATTTCTGCTAAATTTGTCTGTAAATTTGTTAAAATACCAGGTACAATTTTCCAataaaacttgatttttctgaattttagtAGTTcgcccacccccaccccccagtTTTAACCTATCCTCTTCCATTTTGTCTGAGAAACACTTGTTTGAAACAGGCAGGTCCAGCAGTGAAAATCTTTGCTTAAGGTTCAGCACTCTCCTATTCTcacaatgcatttttctgaCAGTTGTAATGATTTCTTTTGTTCTATAAATTGAAAATTTGAACCACTAACAGCCATAAATCACTTCCTGCCCCAAAATTCTGACACTAGCTTTAAAATAcgtttttttaaaatttacattttcttttatatctGAGCTTCATTCAAGTAGACCTTTCCAGTTCTTTACAATGGCAAGGACTAAATGTGCTTTGTAAAGTGAGGTTTTGGCATGATTTTGTGACACCAGAAAATAAGTCTTAAGAAAAACACACAATATTATGACAGTCCTGATAAAGATGCAAGACTTATCAGTGAGCTACTTTAGAAGCCTAACCATGTTAAGACATTTCAAATGACAAGCTGTTCAACTCCTATGGTGGTGGAAAAGGGTAAATTTATCCTCCAAATACTTTCTCCCATTCAGCATAGAAAGCTCAGAATTTAGAACTTGCTCCTTGCAGGAAACAATGATTTAAATGATTCTGTGGCTGCTTTAGTTCCAGACTAAAGCTGGTAGTGTTGAATAGAGAATGAAAATCCCGAGATTACAATTCACATTGTCATGATTCCCATGCAGCTGTGGGTGATGCTGCATTTTGGAGTTTGTCAGGCTGAGTGAATGTATAGATATCTGTGTGTGATAAGCAGCTCTGGCAACACAGGTTTCAAAGCCACTCgacagcaggcaggcagcactgctcctgctcttgtCTTTCAGGATTCTCCTACCCCAAGCTTGTGCTTTTTCTTAGTAACCCCAGCATCTCTTATCACGATGATCCATTGCTGACTGCTAGGTTACAGTCTCAGATGAAGCCTTGGCTGCTAAATTACAC
Encoded proteins:
- the GYPC gene encoding glycophorin-C isoform X1 yields the protein MTLRDKRCQLWQGTAHLLANIKIDGEVESPTAGADVAVIGGVIAAVVFVLICLLVVMVRYMYRHKGTYHTNEAKGTEFAESADAALKNDPALQEAVDESKKEYFI
- the GYPC gene encoding glycophorin-C isoform X2, whose translation is MSSQNNATSQPHGEVESPTAGADVAVIGGVIAAVVFVLICLLVVMVRYMYRHKGTYHTNEAKGTEFAESADAALKNDPALQEAVDESKKEYFI